The Corallococcus macrosporus genome segment CTTGCGCGGGCCGCGCGTCGTCCATCATCCGACAGCCACGCGAATGCGTGCGGCCAGCAGCGTTGCTGGAGGGAGGAAGGATGCCGCGCCGCGTTCAACGGGTGTGCTTGACTCCCCTGGTGGCCCGGCGGAAAAGCCCGTCGGGTCAGGCGGCCTCCCCCTTCCTCCCCCGCAGGCCGCCGAGGGAGCGCGGAATTGAAGCTCGCGACGCTCAGGGACGGAACCCGCGACGGGCGGCTCATCGTCGTCAAGCGGGACAACTCCGCCTACGCGCTGGCCACCAACGTGGCGCTCACGCTGCAAGCGGCCCTGGATGACTGGGACCAGAAGGAGCCGCAGCTGCGCGCGCTGGCGCAGCAGCTGGAGGCCGGCGCGGTGCAGAGCCGCCCGCTGGACGTGAAGGCGCTGCACGCGCCCCTGCCGCGCGCCTACGAGTGGGTGGACGGCAGCGCGTACATCAACCACGTGGTGCTGGTGCGCAAGGCGCGCAACGCGGAGCCGCCCGCCACGCTGCGCACCGACCCACTGGTGTACCAGGGCGGCTCCGGCGACTTCCTCGGGCCCACGCAGGACATCCCCCTGCGCGACGAGGCGTGGGGCCTGGACTTCGAGAGCGAGGTCTGCGTCGTGCTGGGTGACACGCCCATGGGCACGAAGGCCGAGGACGCGGACAGGCACATCAAGCTGGTGATGATCGCCAACGACGTGTCGCTGCGGAACCTCATCCCGGAGGAGCTGGCCAAGGGCTTCGGCTTCTTCCAGAGCAAGCCCGCCACCGCGTTCAGCCCCTTCGCGCTGACGCCGGATGAGCTGGGCGCCGCGTGGAAGGACGGCCGGCTGCACCTGCGCATGCGCAGCACGCTCAACGGCCAGCTCGTGGGCGACGCGGACGCGGGCCCGGAGATGCACTTCTCCTTCCGCGACCTCATCCAGCACCTGACGCGCACGCGCGCCTTCACCGCGGGCACCATCCTGGGCAGCGGCACGGTGTCCAACGAGGACCGCACGCGCGGCATCTCCTGCCTCGCCGAGCGCCGGATGATCGAGACCATCGACGAGGGCAAGCCGAAGACGCCCTTCATGAAGCCCGGCGACACCATCGAGATCGAGATGCTGGATGGGGACGGGCACAGCCTCTTTGGCCGCATCTCCCAGACGGTGGTGAAGGCGCCATGAAGAACCTCAAGCTGCACAGCTACTGGCGTTCCTCCGCGTCCTGGCGCGCGCGCATCGCGCTCCATTGGAAGGGCCTCCCCTTCGAGTACCGCGCGGTGCACCTGCTCCAGGACGGCGGTCAGCAGTTCCAGCCAGCCTACCGGGCGCTCAACCCCATGGCCCGTCTGCCCACGCTGGAGTGGACCGAAGCCGACGGGCAGACGCGCAAGCTGTCCGAGTCCCTGGCCATCCTGGAGTACCTGGAGGAGCGCGTGCCCTCGCCCGCCCTCCTGCCCACGGACGCGTACCTGCGCGCGAAGGCTCGCATGCTGGCGGAGATGGTGAACTCCGGCATGCAGCCCCTGCAGAACACGTCGGTGACGCTGCGCATCAAGAACGAGCTGAAGGCGGACGAGAAGGCCTGGGCGGCGCACTGGAATGTGCACGGACTGACGTCCCTGGAGGCGGCGGTGCAGGAGACGGCGGGCCGTTATTGTGTGGGAGATGCAGTGTCGTTCGCGGACGTCCTGCTCGTTCCCCAGCTCTACGGGGCCCGCCGGTTCGGTGTAGACCTGAAGCCCTATCCCACGCTGCTGCGCATCGAGGCAGCGTGCAACGAACTTCCCGCCTTCCAGGCGGCGCAGCCCGACCGGCAGCCCGACGCGCAGCCGGCGTAGTCACGAACCATCTTCTTCATCACGAGGAGTCAGCGACATGGCCAAGCAGGAATCGCTGGGCATCAAGGCCCTGGAGAGCATCCACTGGTACGTGCATGACCTGGAGCGCAGCCGCCAGTTCTACACGAAGGGGTTGGACTTCGCGGAGGTGGCGGTGTCCGGGCCGGAGCTGGACGCGCACGGCAAGCAGAAGTCCGCGCTGTTCCAGGCCGGGGAGATTGCCCTGGTGGTGAGCCAGCCCGTGGGCGAGGGCGGCCGCGCGTGGCGCTATCTGCGCAAGCACCCGGACGGCGTGGGCACGCTGAACTTCGAAGTGGAGGACGTGGAGAAGACGTTCAAGCTGCTGGACCAGCGCGGCGCCACGTTCATCACGGACATCCAGCGCTTCACGGACGACGCGGGCGGCAAGCTGTCCTTCTTCTCCATCACCACGCCGTTCGGTGACACCACGTTCCGCTTCCTGCAGCGGGACAACTACAAGTCCATCTACCCGGGCTTCAAGGTCCACCCGAAGCCCCTGGGCGGCCAGAACAAGTACGGCTTCGACAAGATGGACCACGTCACGTCGAACTTCCAGACGATGAAGCCCATGCTCCTGTGGATGGAGCACGTGATGGGCTTCGAGAAGTTCTGGCACATCGAGTTCCACACCGAGGACGTGGCGTCGCAGCAGAAGCGCGACCACGGCAGCGGTCTGAAGTCGGAAGTGATGTGGGATCCGAAGAGCGGCGTGAAGTTCGCGAACAACGAGCCCAAGTTCCCGTTCTTCAAGGCCAGCCAGATCAACATCTTCAACGAGGACCACCGCGGTGACGGCGTGCAGCACCTGGCCATCACGGTGAAGGACATCCTGTCCTCCGTGAAGGACATGCGGCAGAACGCGGGCATCCAGTTCATGCCGACGCCGGGCTCGTACTACGACGCGCTGCCGGAGCGCATCCAGCGCATGGGCATCAAGAAGATCGACGAGGACATCAACGTCCTGCGCGACCTGGAGGTGCTCATCGACGGTGACAAGGAGCGCAGCTACATGCTCCAGATCTTCATGAAGGACGCGGCCAGCCTCTACAAGCAGGCGGACGCGGGCCCGTTCTTCTACGAGATCATCCAGCGCAAGGGCGACCAGGGCTTCGGCGGCGGCAACTTCCGCGCCCTGTTCGAGAGCATCGAGCGCGCGCAGAAGGCGGAAGGCCGCGCGTAGCTTCACGGGTGACCCGGCCGTGCGTGCTCGCGGCCGGGTTTCTTCGTCGGGGGGATGGCCTATGTTTTCCCCATGCGAAGGCTCATGCCGCTGTTGCTGGTAGGCGCGTTGGGATGGGGCTGCCAGACCGCCGGAGACAGGGCGCCAGCGAAGGCGCGCCCGGTCGATTGCAGCGCCACCTACGTCGCCTGCGGCTGCGGCTGCTGCGGCGGGGTGGAGCCCCAGGTGCAGTGCCTGTCCTGCGCGAACGGGGACGACCTCCATGCCCTGATTGAGAAGGACCAGGCGGCGCAGAAGGATCCGCAGTGCGCCGTGGAGGGCTGCTCCGTCGGGACGAAGTACGTGTACTGCGACGCCAACCCTCCGTGACCCTCATGGAGCGTCACTGAAGCCTCCGCCAGCAGGACAAAAAGGCACGCAAGGACCGCGGTGCGCCCTCGTGGCTGCGGGTTTGGAACGAAGCACGCTTGTTGCAGCCCGAGTCCCCCCATGACGCTCATTGAATTCACTGTCATCGCGGGAATCTTCTTGGGCAGCCTGACTGGCGCGGTCTGGGGCTTTGTCTCCGGGGGAATCGGCTGGGCGGTGATGGGTCTGGCTGGAGGCGTCGTGCTGGGCCCCATCGCGTTGGCACTCCTGTTCACCCTGATGGTGTTGGTCACGGAAGTGCCGCTCTTCCTGCTGCGCGGCCTGAGGGGAAGGCGTCCGCCGGAGCGCCCCTGAACGCGCTTCGTCTATCGTCTCCCCATCGGAGAAGGGGAGTCGCTCGGCTCTCTCAGGAAGCCGTGAAGGGCAGGGCGGCCACCGTGACGGTGCCCGCGCCTTCACCGCCCAGCGTCAGCTCCGTGCCCGGCTCCAGCGAGTCCCGGTGCACGTAGCCCAGCGCCACGCGCTGACCCTTCACCGGGGACGTCACCACGCTGGTCACCCAGCCCACCTTCTTCTCGCCTTTGCGCAGCTCCGTGCCGGGCGCCACGTCCTGCTCACCCAGGAGCAGCCCCGCGAGCTTGCGGTTCATGTGCCCGCGGAAGGTGGCCCGGGCGATGACCTCCTGCCCGATGTAGCAACCCTTGTTGTACGAGATGGCGTTCGTGAGGTTCGCCTCCAGCGGGATGGTGGTGTCCACCATGTCCTGCCCGTACCTGGGCACCCCCGCCTCCACCCGGACCCGCTCCAGCGCGTCGAACCCCACTGGCTTCACCCCGTCCGCCCCGGCGAGCGCCGCCCACACCGCCTCCAGCCCCGCGCGCGGCACCAGCACGTCCACGCCGGACAGCCCGCCCGGCAGCGCCGTCCCCAGCAGCCACACGTCCTGCTCGGCCAGCACCGCCTTGCGGCTGGACAGGGGGGCCGGCAGCTCAACCGGCCCGCCCAGGACGGCGGCCAGCACCCCGGCCGTCCGGGGGCCGAGCAGCTTCAGCCAGCCCCACTCCGGCGTCCCGTCGTGCAGCTCCGCGTCCTCGGAGATGAGGTACTTGTCCAGGAACTCCCGGACCTTGGCGCCCAGGCCGGGCTCCAGGTCCAGCAGGAGGTCGTCCTCCCGCTTGAGGATGCGCGCATCTCCCACCATGGCGCCCTTCACCGTGATGAAGGCGGCGTAGGCGGCCGAGCCGACCGGGAGGTTCTTCACCTCCTGGGTCACCATGCCGTGGAGGAAGGAGGCGCGATCCTCCCCCGTTATCCGGAGGATTTCGCGGTAGGACGCATCGTGCAGTGCAACGGCGTCGCGCGCCGCGCCATACTCCGCGCCCACGTCTCCATACCCGGCCACGACTTCACGGCCACCCACCGGAATGAAGCGGGCACCCACCCGCTCGTGAACAAAATGCAGCGTCAGCGGTTCCATGCCCGTCGCTATATAGAGGCGCAGGAGCGGATGCCACGATGGATGTGAAGCAGCTTTCGGCCTTCCAGGGCTTCTCCTTGGAGAAGCTCCAGAAGCACACCGTCTTCCAGTCGGGTCGCTTCTTCCTCGACGTCTACTGCCTGGCCCCGGGCCAGGCGCAGAAGCCCCACCGGCACGCCACGTCCGACAAGGTGTACCTCGTGCTGGAGGGAAGCTGCCGCTTCCGCATCGGCGACGAGGAAGCGGCGCATGGCCCCGGCTCCACCCTCTTCGCCCCCGCGGGCACCGAACACGGCGTCGTCAACGACGGCCCGGACAACGCCCGCCTCCTCGTCTTGATGACCCCGCCTCCGGAGCACGCATGACCAAGAAGGCCCCGACCCCGGCCGCCCCCGTCCCCACCCGCGGCGCACTCGCGCTGCTGGTGCTGGGCCTCCTCACCAGCGCGCTGGCCGTCTACCAATGGATGGAGCTGCTCACGCTGCGCGCCGGCGGCGCCACCGCCTGCGGCATCAACGAGCACGTCAACTGCGAGACCGTCTGGAACTCGGAGTTCGCCAGCGCCGTGCACGACTCGCTGGGCATCCCCATCGCGGGCCTCGGGCTCGTGTGGGGGCTCACCGCCGTGGGGCTCGCCGCGCTGTACCTCGCGTGGGCCAAGGCGGGCCGCACGGTGCGTCCCGCCGCCAGCGGCCTGCGCCTGCTGGCGCTTGCGGGCGTCGTGTCCGTCGCCGTCTTCGCCACCGTCAGCGCGCGGGTGGGCGTGGTGTGCCCCACGTGTCTTGGCACCTACGTGCTGGTGCTCGCGTTCGCGGGCGTGGCGTGGCGCGGGCTGCCGGGCCCCTTCCTGCCCCAGGCGGGCGAGTGGGGCGACACGCTCAAGTGGACCGTGGGCCTGGGCGCCGTCGCCTTCGTGGCCATGCTGATGCCCGGCCGGGCCACGCCGCACGCGCCGAAGGCCGGCGCCTTCCTGCCGCCGGTGGCCGCGAACACGTCCCAGCCGCAGGACAGCTCCAGCGCCACGCCGCCCGCGCCGCCGCCGCCGGCCACGCTGGACGCGTTCATCGCCAGCCTGCCGGCGGATCAGCAGCAGTTCCTGTCGGACTCGCTGGCCGTGTACCGGGCCGCGCAGCCGAAGATCGCCGCCTATCCGCCGCGCACCCTCTTCGGCCCGCCGGACGCGCCGGTGAAGGTGCTGGAGTGGACCGACAGCAAGTGTCCCCACTGCAAGTCGCTGGTGGAGGAGCTGGCCCTCATCAAGCAGCACGCCCCCAAGGGCATGCTGTCCGTGGAGGCGCGCCAGTTCCCGCTGGATGGCCAGTGCAACCCGGCCATCCCCAACCGCGGGCCGGACGCGCTCAGCGTGCGCTGCGCCGCGGCCCGGGCCACGGTGTGCCTGGAGGGCGCGAAGGACTTCTGGGCGCTGCGCGAGAAGCTCTTCGCCGCGCAGGCCTTCCTGGACACGGACAAGGTGATGGAGATCGCCAGCTCCGGCTCCGTGGCGCGCCCGCAGCTGGAGGCGTGCATGACGGCGCCGGAGACCATCGGGAAGCTGCGCCAGGACGTCGAGTACGCCATGCGCTACAACATCCAGGGCACGCCGCTGGTGCTGGTGAACGGCCGTGAGGTGCCCCCGTCCGCGCCGCTCATCTACGCGCTGACGCTGGCGAGCGGCAACCCCGACGCCCCGGCCTTCAGCACCCTGCCGCCCCCGCGCTCGCGCGGCGCCGGCGCCCCCGGCCACGAGGGCCACGCCCACCCGTAAGGGCCTGGGAACGCCATGGGCAAGCGCGACAAGAAGGACGAGGCCCCGCCGCCGGCGCCCTTCAACAACCCCTTCGCCGCCCTGTCCGCGCAGCGGGACGCGCTGCCGTCAGGGCCGCCCCCGCCGTCTCCCGGCGAGAAGTCGGCGAACAATCCGGAGCCCAAGGGCCCCGCGCGCGCCGTGGTGCGCATGGAGCGCAAGGGCCGGGGTGGCAAGGAGGTGACGGTGGTGGAGCAGTTGGGGCTGCCCGCGGCCCAGCTCGACACCTGGCTCAAGGCGCTCAAGGGCGGCCTGGGCTGCGGCGGCGTGGTGGAGGAGGGCTCGCTGGTGTTGCAGGGAGACCAGCGCGAACGGCTTCCCGCGCTCCTGGAAGCGCGGGGCGTGCGCAAGGTCATCGTCGGCTGAAAGCACGAAGGGGGCGGAGGGAAACCCTCGCGCCCCCTGGGAGTGCCCGCCGGGGCGAGGACTACAGCGCGGCGATGATGGCGTCGGTGAACTCGCGCGTGGTGGCGCTGCCGCCCAGGTCGCCGGTGCGCACCTTGGCCTCGCCGCCGTAGACCTTCTGGATGGCGTTGGCCATGCGCTGGGACGCCTCACGCAGGTCCAGCCACTCCAGCATCATCACCGCGGACATCATGAGCGCGGTGGGGTTCGCGATGCCCTTGCCCGCGATGTCCGGGGCGGTGCCGTGCACGGCCTCGAAGACGGCGGTGCGCTCGCCGATGTTGGCGCCCGGCACCATGCCCAGGCCGCCCACCAGGCCCGCGCACAGGTCGCTGACGATGTCGCCGTAGAGGTTCTCCAGCACCATCACGTCGAAGCGGGTCGGGTCCTTCACCAGCTGCATGCAGAGGTTGTCGACGATGACCTCGTCGTAGGCGACCTCGGGGAACTCGCGGCTCACCTTGCGGCAGCAGTCCAGGAAGAGGCCGTCGGACAGCTTCATGATGTTCGCCTTGTGGATGGCGGACACCTTCTTGCGGCCGTTCTTCTTCGCGTACTCGAAGGCGAAGCGGGCGATGCGGGTGGAGGCCTTCTCCGTGATGACCTTGATGGCCTCCACGACGCCCGGCACCACGATGTGCTCCAGGCCCGCGTAGAGGTCCTCGGTGTTCTCACGCACGACCACCAGGTCGACGTTCTCGTAGCGCGTCTTGACGTTGGGGACGCTCTTCACCGGGCGCAGCGACGAGTACAGGTCCAGCCGCTTGCGCAGGCCCACGTTCGCGGAAGGCAGGCCGCCGCCCACGACGGTGCCGGTGGGGCCCTTGAGCGCCACGCCGCTGCGCAGCACCGCCTCCACCGTCTCGTGGGGCAGGTTGGTGCCGAACTTGGCCACGACCTCCGTGCCCGCGTCCTTGAACTCGAACTCCAGGGGGACCTTGAGGGCCTCCAGGACGCGGATGGTGGCCGCGGAGACTTCGGGCCCGATGCCGTCGCCGTTGATGACCGTCACAGTGCGCGTGTTCGCCATGGGGGCGTTTCACACCACAAATCCGGTGGGGCCGGAAGGGCGAAAGCGGCCGGACTTCACCCCTGGACATGGCCCCCATCAGCCCGGGTGGGTCTCAATGGTCGAACGGGGCCGGAGGGCGCGGCGGGCTGGAGCGGACACCCGGCGTGGGGCGCGTGCGCTTGCGGCGCTGGATGGCGTAGGGCCGGTAGAACGACTCCCAGAGTGCGGCCCGGCGCCCGCGCGGCCGGGTGCGCAGCTCGCCCAGCGGCGCCCGGATGAAGAAGGACGCGGTGAAGAGGTACGCCGCCGCCACGGTGAGGAACAGCAGCGAGGCCATCACCACCGGGCCGGGAATCCAGGCCACGTGCGCCCGCTCCACGAACTCGCCGAACTCGCGTGGCGGCCGGGGATGGCTGTAGACCTTGAAGAACCAGGTCACCAACAGGACGATGAGGATGGGGCCGTACGCGCGGTTGAGCCGCGTGGCGATGGCGGACAGCAGCGACAGTTGGATCTGCGGCCGGGACATCTCCACCGCCAGCTCGCGCAGCGCGTCCGGATCCACCGGCTCGCGCCGCAGCATCGGTGCCCACCAGCCGTCCTCCAGCAGGCGCACCCGGCGGTTCCACAGGTCGTAGTAGCGGTAGCGCCGCGCCTCGATGAGCAGGAAGGACACCACCATCCAGATGCCCACCAGGAAGGTGACGTGAGAGCTCTGCGGCGTCGCGAAGCCGAAGGAGATGACCGCCGCCGTGGTGGTGAGCGCCCAGTTCGTCGTGGTGTCCAGGCGCGTGCGCCACGTGTCCGAGCGGCTCAGTTCGCCACGGAAGAGCTGCGCCATGGCCTGCTGCGAGACCACGGGCTGCTCCAAATCATTCTGCCTGCGCTCCTTGATGCTCATCCGTGCCTGGGAAGGTGGGGACGGATGGCCTCTTCGGCCAGGGCGGGCGGGCAGGCGGGCCCTCGGCGCCTTCGTGCCGGGGGCCTGTGGGACGCCGGACATTCGCGACCCGCGCGAGCAGGGGGGACGGGTGGCTGGACGCCTGGGGCGTGCGCATCGTGCGCCCTTGAGCGTGCCTTCCTCTGATACCGCCATCACCGCACTGTCGGGCC includes the following:
- a CDS encoding fumarylacetoacetate hydrolase family protein, whose product is MKLATLRDGTRDGRLIVVKRDNSAYALATNVALTLQAALDDWDQKEPQLRALAQQLEAGAVQSRPLDVKALHAPLPRAYEWVDGSAYINHVVLVRKARNAEPPATLRTDPLVYQGGSGDFLGPTQDIPLRDEAWGLDFESEVCVVLGDTPMGTKAEDADRHIKLVMIANDVSLRNLIPEELAKGFGFFQSKPATAFSPFALTPDELGAAWKDGRLHLRMRSTLNGQLVGDADAGPEMHFSFRDLIQHLTRTRAFTAGTILGSGTVSNEDRTRGISCLAERRMIETIDEGKPKTPFMKPGDTIEIEMLDGDGHSLFGRISQTVVKAP
- the hppD gene encoding 4-hydroxyphenylpyruvate dioxygenase, translating into MAKQESLGIKALESIHWYVHDLERSRQFYTKGLDFAEVAVSGPELDAHGKQKSALFQAGEIALVVSQPVGEGGRAWRYLRKHPDGVGTLNFEVEDVEKTFKLLDQRGATFITDIQRFTDDAGGKLSFFSITTPFGDTTFRFLQRDNYKSIYPGFKVHPKPLGGQNKYGFDKMDHVTSNFQTMKPMLLWMEHVMGFEKFWHIEFHTEDVASQQKRDHGSGLKSEVMWDPKSGVKFANNEPKFPFFKASQINIFNEDHRGDGVQHLAITVKDILSSVKDMRQNAGIQFMPTPGSYYDALPERIQRMGIKKIDEDINVLRDLEVLIDGDKERSYMLQIFMKDAASLYKQADAGPFFYEIIQRKGDQGFGGGNFRALFESIERAQKAEGRA
- the maiA gene encoding maleylacetoacetate isomerase, which translates into the protein MKNLKLHSYWRSSASWRARIALHWKGLPFEYRAVHLLQDGGQQFQPAYRALNPMARLPTLEWTEADGQTRKLSESLAILEYLEERVPSPALLPTDAYLRAKARMLAEMVNSGMQPLQNTSVTLRIKNELKADEKAWAAHWNVHGLTSLEAAVQETAGRYCVGDAVSFADVLLVPQLYGARRFGVDLKPYPTLLRIEAACNELPAFQAAQPDRQPDAQPA
- a CDS encoding YgfZ/GcvT domain-containing protein, which codes for MEPLTLHFVHERVGARFIPVGGREVVAGYGDVGAEYGAARDAVALHDASYREILRITGEDRASFLHGMVTQEVKNLPVGSAAYAAFITVKGAMVGDARILKREDDLLLDLEPGLGAKVREFLDKYLISEDAELHDGTPEWGWLKLLGPRTAGVLAAVLGGPVELPAPLSSRKAVLAEQDVWLLGTALPGGLSGVDVLVPRAGLEAVWAALAGADGVKPVGFDALERVRVEAGVPRYGQDMVDTTIPLEANLTNAISYNKGCYIGQEVIARATFRGHMNRKLAGLLLGEQDVAPGTELRKGEKKVGWVTSVVTSPVKGQRVALGYVHRDSLEPGTELTLGGEGAGTVTVAALPFTAS
- a CDS encoding vitamin K epoxide reductase family protein, which translates into the protein MTKKAPTPAAPVPTRGALALLVLGLLTSALAVYQWMELLTLRAGGATACGINEHVNCETVWNSEFASAVHDSLGIPIAGLGLVWGLTAVGLAALYLAWAKAGRTVRPAASGLRLLALAGVVSVAVFATVSARVGVVCPTCLGTYVLVLAFAGVAWRGLPGPFLPQAGEWGDTLKWTVGLGAVAFVAMLMPGRATPHAPKAGAFLPPVAANTSQPQDSSSATPPAPPPPATLDAFIASLPADQQQFLSDSLAVYRAAQPKIAAYPPRTLFGPPDAPVKVLEWTDSKCPHCKSLVEELALIKQHAPKGMLSVEARQFPLDGQCNPAIPNRGPDALSVRCAAARATVCLEGAKDFWALREKLFAAQAFLDTDKVMEIASSGSVARPQLEACMTAPETIGKLRQDVEYAMRYNIQGTPLVLVNGREVPPSAPLIYALTLASGNPDAPAFSTLPPPRSRGAGAPGHEGHAHP
- a CDS encoding cupin domain-containing protein produces the protein MDVKQLSAFQGFSLEKLQKHTVFQSGRFFLDVYCLAPGQAQKPHRHATSDKVYLVLEGSCRFRIGDEEAAHGPGSTLFAPAGTEHGVVNDGPDNARLLVLMTPPPEHA
- a CDS encoding translation initiation factor; translation: MGKRDKKDEAPPPAPFNNPFAALSAQRDALPSGPPPPSPGEKSANNPEPKGPARAVVRMERKGRGGKEVTVVEQLGLPAAQLDTWLKALKGGLGCGGVVEEGSLVLQGDQRERLPALLEARGVRKVIVG
- a CDS encoding isocitrate/isopropylmalate dehydrogenase family protein, encoding MANTRTVTVINGDGIGPEVSAATIRVLEALKVPLEFEFKDAGTEVVAKFGTNLPHETVEAVLRSGVALKGPTGTVVGGGLPSANVGLRKRLDLYSSLRPVKSVPNVKTRYENVDLVVVRENTEDLYAGLEHIVVPGVVEAIKVITEKASTRIARFAFEYAKKNGRKKVSAIHKANIMKLSDGLFLDCCRKVSREFPEVAYDEVIVDNLCMQLVKDPTRFDVMVLENLYGDIVSDLCAGLVGGLGMVPGANIGERTAVFEAVHGTAPDIAGKGIANPTALMMSAVMMLEWLDLREASQRMANAIQKVYGGEAKVRTGDLGGSATTREFTDAIIAAL
- a CDS encoding DUF2270 domain-containing protein, producing the protein MSIKERRQNDLEQPVVSQQAMAQLFRGELSRSDTWRTRLDTTTNWALTTTAAVISFGFATPQSSHVTFLVGIWMVVSFLLIEARRYRYYDLWNRRVRLLEDGWWAPMLRREPVDPDALRELAVEMSRPQIQLSLLSAIATRLNRAYGPILIVLLVTWFFKVYSHPRPPREFGEFVERAHVAWIPGPVVMASLLFLTVAAAYLFTASFFIRAPLGELRTRPRGRRAALWESFYRPYAIQRRKRTRPTPGVRSSPPRPPAPFDH